catcctagatgacacataggtatgtggtggtttatccataaagtcttaggatggtctatatctggattatgaccctttatcatctttagacgggaatatctatgctcactttatatggcctaatgtatcttatctttcatacatgtattcttgtggtgtacccaagcttatagacttttgaagtctcaacctaataggttatgccttatacggccaagctataatgccttatggccttcggccaggcttatcatgtttgggttttatagtatggtcatggaccacacggagtgtttattctccccctcatgaacatgctaaaaaaatacgtttgtttgtcctcacttaaacgtaatgcttggacggccAACATGGTTTTAAaccatgatacacgaatttgtggtctggtcatgatcacgggttttgtcctcactaccctcatgatcagattatactttcgtgttgcttggaacaatgaagcctactgagtttctcttgtgtacatgtttcacaacgtgagatcttatgggataactctttgtgccttattaatcaagttcggaccaggatggctaatccggtcatgccataaagtgtataaatttgttggtgaaccttactggttacctaggcttttatgccttatcacactgatccttagcatagtattagatcagtagggagaatgtagtctcgacctcttttatatgtatgcctttggcgattttcataagctaaaggaacatttcttttttctttgctttgcccattggtttattattgaaaccattttgatgtggcttgtaatgccatttcgacctttactccctcctcggccatgattggatctacaaccacggttactgtggtatccttgtccacggccagtgggaattttgggtctctctcaatgggtcttaggtgataaattccgtgcctcttaaggccatgccttaggcgtggtggtctagacatactcttctcgagttttcattctcatttgtcaatcaaaaatatttttcaagtaaatcaatcaatgaagataaaagaaaaacttttattaatgctatgaaattttgaatgacaaaacaccaaatcataagtatgaagTCAGAATGTTTAAAGGCTTTAGACAATGATCTAGCCGGACACTCCATCTGTCACTTTGGACGTGGCTCCCATGGAttcttcatcatcactatcTGCCTCATAGCCGCTCATATCATCTTTCATCTGATTCATCTGTTCATTTTGAGATAAGTATAAGAACAGATCGTTGTATGTGGTGAAACCTTTATCTCGATAGGTTAGTTGTAGGAATAGATCTTTTGGATCTGCTGTGGAGAAAACTTTTTCAAGTAATTTCTCCTCTGTCAACTTTTCACCATAAAACATCAGTGTATGAGCTACTTTAGATAGAgcataattgtatttttccaCGGACCCAAAGTCCCGGAAACTGAGGCTCATCCACTCATACCTTGCCTTTGGTAATATCACCTTAGTGTATCTGGACTTTAACTCTTTCCAAAGGCATCGAGGGCTTTGTATATCTTGGTACTGATTTCTCAGTTCCACATTGAGATGATGGCGCATTACTGTTAATGCCTTATATTTCTCATTCTCGGTTCCATGATCATCCTTGATGATACATTCACTAAGACCTTCTATCGTTAGTATAACCGAGATATTTATTGCCCATCTTAGATAGTTCTCTCCAGAGATATCTAGGGTATCATAGTCCATGGGTTGGAATCTCAACATCtgaaatcatatcaaaatgatttaagtgttagtacatacaatttctgatgccattggctatccaagaaataaaaggcactcggccagtatgtaaacaataagcCATACGGCTTGTGTGTGTAATCAATGCCTTTCGGCCACTCATGATCACACGGCCATCTTTGCGTGATCAATGCCTTACGGCTATTATTCAATCAGGATCACACGGCCatcaaacaaataagagggccacacggccagtttgcattcttttagaaatttattttctcataactcatcaatctcttaatcaacttgtttgatttataaatcccttgaaaatagtgggatggacgagtgcatggtttagccataccatatggtatgctacatcgacccatgcggtttaatggtctagtagtaccattcggtacacatcctcgaccaaataaaacagatcgtgatttagctgcactgtggtgcgcatcatccatcaccggtgattgtggatcaccgtggatcatcgaggatcaccgtggatcaccttggatcactgatcatcgtagatcatcgcggatcatcgaggatcatcatggatcatagatcaacgcggatcatcgtggatgatcaccgtgaatcacgggtgaaaaatctagttgcacctgagggtgaacatcatcgactattgattttattttatggtctaatcatacttaagagtacgtatcatcgacctttacttcatatggtctagtcatacctattggtatgcatcattgacctaaaagaaaatcatggtctagccacactatggtgtgcatcatcgaccaaaagatgtggaaaacattaaccttatgttttgtttggacatatagcgtgtcatccttaaaggggtatcacttgttgtccacacaaaacaaaagtcatgtaatcacatgctttatattttagggtttagggtttcttaaaatcagatttaaactttaaggattagggttaaatttaaattcaaatctgatttta
The sequence above is drawn from the Raphanus sativus cultivar WK10039 chromosome 7, ASM80110v3, whole genome shotgun sequence genome and encodes:
- the LOC130497749 gene encoding uncharacterized protein LOC130497749, producing the protein MDYDTLDISGENYLRWAINISVILTIEGLSECIIKDDHGTENEKYKALTVMRHHLNVELRNQYQDIQSPRCLWKELKSRYTKVILPKARYEWMSLSFRDFGSVEKYNYALSKVAHTLMFYGEKLTEEKLLEKVFSTADPKDLFLQLTYRDKGFTTYNDLFLYLSQNEQMNQMKDDMSGYEADSDDEESMGATSKVTDGVSG